One genomic region from Phoenix dactylifera cultivar Barhee BC4 unplaced genomic scaffold, palm_55x_up_171113_PBpolish2nd_filt_p 002730F, whole genome shotgun sequence encodes:
- the LOC120109779 gene encoding heavy metal-associated isoprenylated plant protein 16-like, producing the protein MVKQKIVMKVTMEDSKKRSKALKSAVGSPGVISASVDGDKIVVEGDGIDSIALTTTLRKRMGYVELVSVAATDEKKEEKKEEETKPVAWPYPIQVAPPYGYHQPNYEPSCNIM; encoded by the exons ATGGTGAAG CAAAAAATAGTCATGAAGGTCACGATGGAGGACTCAAAGAAGCGCTCGAAAGCCCTCAAGAGTGCTGTTGGATCGCCTG GTGTAATATCTGCATCAGTAGACGGGGACAAGATCGTAGTGGAGGGCGATGGAATCGACTCAATCGCACTGACAACAACGCTTAGGAAACGAATGGGCTATGTCGAGCTGGTTAGCGTTGCAGCAACGgacgagaagaaggaagagaagaaggaagaggagaccAAGCCAGTGGCCTGGCCGTATCCCATCCAAGTGGCGCCACCCTACGGATATCACCAACCCAACTACGAGCCTTCTTGCAACATTATGTAG